In Arachis hypogaea cultivar Tifrunner chromosome 17, arahy.Tifrunner.gnm2.J5K5, whole genome shotgun sequence, a single window of DNA contains:
- the LOC112765160 gene encoding DUF21 domain-containing protein At4g14240, producing MVNLLSALMVTRMLTRDHPQVQAASALGSEIPFGDVWWFVYAGISCFLVLFAGIMSGLTLGLMSLGLVDLEILQRSGSPSEKKQAAVILPVVQKQHQLLVTLLLCNAAAMEALPIYLDKLFNQFVAIILSVTFVLFFGEVIPQAICSRYGLAVGANLAWLVRILMLICYPVAYPVGKVLDYLLGHNEALFRRAQLKALVSIHSQEAGKGGELTHDETTIISGALDLTEKTAEEAMTPIESTFSLDVNSKLDWEAMGKILARGHSRVPVYSGNPKNIIGLLLVKSLLTVRPETETPVSAVSIRRIPRVPSDMPLYDILNEFQKGSSHMAAVVKAKSKGKETPQIIEEKQEESTIFDRDSQLTTPLLQNQDDKLESVVVDIDKSSRSPSINKLTGLQRSDSKTNSLENIEEGEVIGIITLEDVFEELLQEEIVDETDEYVDVHKRIRVAAAAAASSVARAPSTRRLTGQRGAGGQSKPGQTPKKSSEDHGSNSTR from the exons ATGGTGAATTTGCTTAGCGCGTTAATGGTGACTCGGATGTTGACTCGGGACCACCCTCAGGTTCAGGCGGCGTCAGCTCTTGGCAGCGAGATTCCGTTTGGCGATGTGTGGTGGTTCGTGTACGCCGGAATCTCCTGCTTCCTTGTGCTCTTTGCAGGAATCATGTCCGGCCTCACCCTCGGTCTCATGTCTCTTGGTCTCGTCGACCTCGAGATCCTTCAGCGCAGTGGTTCTCCCTCCGAGAAGAAGCAAGCCG CGGTTATACTTCCCGTGGTTCAGAAACAGCACCAGCTTCTTGTCACTTTGCTTCTCTGTAATGCTGCTGCCATGGAG GCTCTTCCCATATACCTTGATAAGCTATTCAATCAGTTTGTTGCCATCATTCTCTCTGTcacttttgttctcttctttggGGAG GTTATTCCACAAGCAATTTGTAGTAGATATGGTCTTGCTGTAGGTGCCAACCTTGCATGGCTTGTGCGAATTTTGATGTTAATCTGTTATCCAGTTGCCTATCCCGTTGGAAAG GTTCTGGACTACCTGTTGGGGCACAATGAGGCTTTATTTAGGCGTGCTCAATTAAAAGCTCTTGTATCCATTCACAGCCAGGAG GCTGGGAAAGGTGGTGAGCTTACACATGATGAGACTACAATTATTAGTGGAGCGCTTGATTTGACCGAAAAG ACTGCTGAGGAGGCTATGACTCCTATCGAATCAACATTTTCTTTGGATGTTAATTCAAAATTGGACTG GGAGGCAATGGGAAAAATTCTTGCTCGTGGGCACAGCCGAGTTCCTGTCTATTCTGGAAATCCAAAGAATATTATCGGTCTTCTGCTT GTCAAAAGTCTCCTCACTGTACGGCCAGAAACAGAGACCCCTGTCAGTGCTGTATCCATTCGGAGAATTCCACG GGTTCCATCAGATATGCCTCTCTATGATATTCTTAATGAGTTCCAAAAAGGAAGTAGTCATATGGCCGCTGTTGTTAAAGCCAAGTCGAAAGGGAAAGAAACTCCGCAGATAATTGAAGAGAAACAAGAAGAAAGCACTATTTTTGATCGGGATTCACAGTTGACTACTCCATTACTTCAGAACCAGGACGATAAATTGGAAAGTGTAGTTGTTGATATTGACAAGTCTTCAAGGTCACCCAGTATCAATAAACTAACTGGTTTGCAACGTAGTGACAGCAAAACAAATTCATTAGAAAATATTGAAGAGGGTGAAGTGATTGGTATTATCACTTTGGAAGACGTATTTGAAGAACTTCTGCAA GAAGAAATTGTTGATGAGACTGATGAATATGTTGATGTTCATAAGAG AATACGTGTGGCTGCAGCTGCAGCTGCTTCCTCAGTCGCACGAGCTCCATCAACTCGAAGATTGACTGGTCAAAGGGGAGCA GGAGGCCAAAGTAAACCTGGGCAAACTCCTAAGAAGTCTTCAGAGGATCATGGATCCAATTCTACAAGGTAA